The genomic segment CATGGACTTAAAATGTTGAACCAGAACCAGTTGAGTCTGGCTAACTCTTCATACCAGGTTGATTTAATTGCAATTGTGAAGTTGAAATATTTGGTTTCACAAGATTCTGGATTTAAGTTTTGTTATCTTGTCGTTTCTGTGTCATATTTGTTCTAATAGTGTAGGCTGTTCGGTTCATTTGTTTTCCCCTTCCATCAACTCTTAGACTGGGCTATATGTAATGGGTGTTTGTTGAAAAGCttgatatatataattgttaagCTCCTTTTTCTTGCACAATAAGCTTTTGGATTATTGCTGGCTTAAGACCtgtcaaaacaattttttttttttgtaaaaaagaaatCTTTGCTTCCatgcatatttctttttctttttaccctTCAATGAGTACTTCTGTCTTTTAATTTGTTAAGAATTGAAAAAGGTGGTTTCGATGTATTAGACATTGGATTGACACATTTTATTGCAAGCACCTAGCTTTGAGTTGTTAAGCTTTTTCTATATTTAAGAAGAATGATGCAGgaaatactctctctctctctctctctgcatgaTTGCGTCAGATGTTTTAATGTTCCTAGTGGAAGAATTTTCTTGTGGTCTGGTATATCATTCCTTATTAAGCTGCATATCAGTTTTCATCATCATGCTGATGCCATTTTCCTCTTATATTGAAACATTCATCTTTGTGTTTTTGTCATATGGAGCACATGCCCTTTTGGTTATCTATCTAGTCTATATCTTCATTGTCTTTTGCAGCGACAATTTTGATTCAAACACCATCCTTGAGAATTCTTTGAGTGCAAAGGAGAAGATAATCTCTGAACTGCATGTGGAGCTTCACAATCTTGAAACTACCTTATCGAATGAGCGGGAACAGCATGTAAATGAAATCAAGAAATTGAGTGCATCACTCAAGGAAAAGGTACATTATTCTGTTGCTCCAGTCCTTAGTCCCTCAAATCTTTTATAGATCATTAACACTTTTAAAACATCTTAGTTGTTACCATTTACCCTCCATAAGGAGTATCTTCAGTATACTTAGTGCTACATGAATGGAAAATGTTAGAatccttttaaataaaaaatattatattaaaaatataataaactatACAAATAaggttaattatattttcatttttttctttccttaaaaatcatttcataaaTTGATGTAATGTTCTTGACTTGAATGGCAATAAGGCCCTGGATGGGTTTACTTGAATCAGGCAAAGAAGGAAGTCTTGCTTCTTTTTCCTATTCGTTTGGATAACAAGAGATGTGTCTtctcttatttctttccttttttgttatttttttaaactgaATGTTGGATATTTTATATGCTTATAGATATATAAGCTTTTTTGCATAGGATAGCAAATTTGTTGGGGAACTTaaacctctttttttttttggctgggTGAACCCTGTTTCTAAATAAGAGTGTCTTTTATTTGGTGGACATTATCTCAGTTGTAACACTACAATTCTTTTTACCCAACAGGAAGCTGCTCTTGAAGAGATTTGGAAAGAGCTTCAGGCAAGGCCTACAGCAAAGTTAGTTGATGATTTGCGGAAAAAGGTCAAAATTCTACAGGTAATGTGACCCTTTCTcgacatttatatattaaatgcTCTTTGTGATCTACTTAGTTTTGCTATCAACGAAATTGCTTGCAAAAAATGTACTGAAGTCATGGTTTCAGTCAACATGTACTGTGCTTTTACCTCATTGAAATTATGAACCTACCTTGTGAGTCACTGTAAAACTGTTTTTACCATGGTCTTTTTGAGGGTTATAGATATTCCAATGTTAAATGATTGTCATGGATCATCaaatttaatgtttaaattgCATTAATCCTTGGTCAAAGTTTGCAACATGTTTGAAGCACAGTGAAAAAGATGCTTTCCAGTTCCCAGTATCCTTGGAATTCTTAGTATGTTTGTTGTATGATTGTATGGTCTCTTGTAAAGTCTGATTCATCTTTTAATGGTCTTTCTGATTGAGGTGAATCACTTTCTAGGGTAGTGGACTAAACTTAAGTAAAATGAAATGTAGACCAGTCTGTCTTACTGAATCTCAACTTTCAACCAGAAGTTGATGTAACATTAGAAGGTTGTAGACAGGTTTTTGGGTCCAAGAAAATTGTTCTTTATTTTCCATCCCGTTACTAGTGCATGATAGCACTAATGCCTCGATTTATATTATTCTGTCTCACTTTTTTCTGTATAGGCAGTTGGTTATAATTCAATCGAGGCTGAAGATTGGGAAGTAGCCACTAGTGGGGAGGAGATGAGCAAGCTTGAGTCTCTTCTTCTTGATAAAAACCGGAAAATGGAACATGAACTAACACAGTTGAAGGTAAGAAATCCATGGGATACGTGCTTCATTGATGAGTTTTTCTTTTCCTAGTTTTCCAGACTGACAGATTTAAGGATTGCCATCTATATCTGAGGGCATAACCACTAGGCAATAATGATTTTATAGTTATAGGACCATTATGTTAATGTTTTGAACTTGTCAATGTAGGTTGAACTTTGTATGGTTTTCTGTTAATTTGATGCAGTTGTATTAATGTTGCACATCTTTCAGGTCAAGCTTTCTGAAAAAACATCTTTGCTGGAAGAAGCTGAAGGCAAGATAGCAGAGCTTACAGCAAAGGTTACTGAACAACAAAAATTGATACAGAAACTAGAAGATGATATACTGAAGGTTTTTATCGATGACTTTTAAGATTCTCAGCATTGCCTTTTGTTTACTGGACTTGTTATCTGAATGTGGCAGCAGATAATGAATTAATCTTCCACTGATTTAGTCATGAAtggttataatttatttagcaCCAGACCTGAGTTCTTTTGGTGCAAACATATTCTGGTAGTTTTTTTTTGGGGgcggggtggggggtggggagGGTGTCTGGGAGGTTGATGGTATATATGTTTTTCCTGTAGTGATAAATTAGATTGTCAAATATGTCCTTGTTGTCTGTTACTAACTTTTTTTTCTCATGCAGGGTTATGGTTCTAAAGATCGGAGAGGCACTCTGTTTGATGATTGGGATCTTTCAGAGTCTGGGGCAACAGAACCTTCTGAAGTATGCCCTCTTTCTTTACTAtttctcatcttctttattCAAGATTTTGGACAAGCAATCATGCTGATTGATTATTCTAGGTTCATACTTAtaataagatgaaaaaatagTTATATTGATTAGGATCTTGAAAATGatggaggaaaaaaataataatcatgatGACAATAAGAATGTTAACGATGGTGATACTGATCATAgcgatgatgatgataatgataatgataGTCAACAGTTAAGTTTAAGCTGAATTAAGATACTAGAATTGGCAATAAGTAGTCCTACTTGTTAACTTTGGGGAATAGATCCTTTTGTCTATAAGCCAAATCCAAAGGTGCCAAAGACTAAATATAATAGATTGTAAATTGGATGGGTCTAACTTTATAGAGTTGGCTGATTGGAATGAAGATACACCTGTATTTTCATGGTTTAGTTTATAAGGCATTTGACAACgtcttcagttttttttttttcagtattagtgttcattttttattgtgctgatttttgtttttattttaaaatgaaaccTTAACATGATGTTTGATAACTTTGGGTTTTGGTTTTTATTCACCCCCCTCTCTTTCGCTTCTCCTCTGTACTGCCACTAGAGTTGTTGGGCTCCTTTAACTCACAGAAGGTGTCACCAGGAGTTTGACAACTCCTCTGGCTATGACAGTTGCCAGCAGTGAAGGGGGGAGGGGaggagaagatgaaaatgaaagaaaaacatggaaatacctttttgttgttttcatttttttttcaaaaaaaagttCTCAAATCTTTTGAGAtgaaaacaaataatcaaatgccatttccagttttcttttccaaaataatgaaaatgaaaatcaaaaactaaaaacaaaagcCTACCAAATGGGCCCTTAGAAGTCCATTCTGGAGCTAATTTGATGAACTACAATTTGTagatatgatttttaaaatgcTTGCATATACAAAAATGAAGTCGAGGACTCCTTTTTCCCAACTATTAGGGTTGACTACATCAAATCTCTTTCATAATTTTGCCTTAGGCTATAGTTTGAGTTGAATAATTTTGTAACACGTGTTTCTCTACCATCAAGATCAAAGTTAATTTTATCCATGCTTATCCTGAGAATTACCCAGAATATGGATGGTTGTTTTCTTTAGCTGGATGCTGTTGGTCTCGGTTTTATCTTGATTGAAACATCTAGCTCTATTGAAGAAACTTTATTTGTTCCAGTAACATGTAAACCGTTTCCAGAAGGAATAAATACTGTTATCATCAATGGTAAACTTGCTCCTCTGTGACCGGACGGTCAggggtttgagttgtggaaacaattTCTTTGCAAAAAAGCAAGGGGAAGTCTACGTAGAAATACGATACTTCCCAATCTTGGCAAAGCAGGGAGCCTTGTGCACTGGGTCACCCTTTTTTATCAATgatttgattaatcaattatattttcagttgaccaGGACTTGAGTTTATTGCTGTTATTATCCTTCCTTCTTGTTGTATTTATAATGGCTGAATTTGATGATACATGGATGTTTAATTTTTCCACTGTTAATGTGCCTATTTACCAAGTAATTTTTATGGATCAGAATGCGGATCATAGACAAGCTTCCTCAGATCAAGATCAAAGCTCAATGCTTAAGGTGATCTGCAACCAGCGTGATCGGTTTAGGGCACGGTTGCGAGAGACAGAGGAGGTCTGTCATTTCAGTTCCCGCATCTCATGTActgcttttgtttctttttgagGGAAAAAGAGTACCTCTGATATtccttgtgtgtgtgtgtgtatcgcAATTGCACATGTTTTCTTAGCTACAGTATGGATTCATTTGTTTGACTTTCTTAACCTTTGCCAGGAAATAAGGCAGTTGAAGGAGAAGATAGGAGTATTGACTGTGGAACTGGAAAAAACAAAGGCTGATAATGTCAAACTTTATGGGAAGATCCGTTATGTTCAAGACTACAATCTTGAAAAAGTAGTTTCTAGAGGATCAAAGAAGGTCTCTGTGCAGCAACTACAgtttattttactcttgtgcTTTTAATATCTTCTTGATTAAACTTTTTCCCGATCTCAGCCTGCAGAAGACATAGAAAGTGGCTTCAGCTCAGATGTGGAATCCAAATATAAGAAGATATACGAGGATGATATAAATCCTTTTGCAGCGTTTTCAAAAAAggttttctatttcttcttgcTGAGCTTCTTATCTGATTTGTGGATTTCATTGAAGTTAAGAGACTTTGATATGTGGTTGGATTGAGCAAACAATTGGATCATAAAGCACTCACTTTATGACCCAATATTTCCGTAATTCTGCACAAATGTGTTGCAAATTCTGCCACTTAGCTAAATTTACAGcttttattttggaaacttccaACATTGTTCAGAGAGGCACAAGCATGTGTCAGTTGTACATTGGCAATGGGACACCGTTAAGAGTCTTTTGAGGAGGGTTTGTCCATAGAAAATGAACGTAATAGAAATCAGAAATCTTTATTAAAGAAAGCATTctttccaaacaaaataaaggtCTGATGAGGTTTCCAAGTATGTAGATATAATAATGTTTTCTATGTCCTGCAACATTACCCATTGTCAACTTAAGATTACCATAGATGTGCAGTTAAAAATTATGTCAGACATTAAACAACTTACCTGCACAACCAACAAGAAGTTGAAAATATGGTATGTATCAGGAACTCAAAATTCAAGCAACAGAGTGGAAATTAGACAGATCTAACAGATAGACAAACTAGCATGTATTTCTTGGTCATGGAATTTGGTTGCTGAATTTTTCAGATCTTATGTTAAGATGGTTTTATTTGTATGTATTTCTTGCCACTTGTGTAGGCAATATGCGCATCTGTTTGCTGTCAACATATCATACATAACCTGTTTGTAGTTACCTGATTCCCTTATTTACTCTTTCCCCAAAACGAGCATGCTAATCTCATTTTATGTGCTAATGTTTGCATGCCACAGACCATGTTCTTACTGAATTTCGTACTTTTTGATCAGGAAAGGGATCAGAGGTACAAGGAgttgggcttaagggataaaaTTACTCTTAGCAGTGGTCGTTTTCTTCTTGGCAACAAGTAAGCTTTTATAGTTCTGAATATAATTTTATGGAGAGGACATGAAGGGCAATGACAAACTTGTTCTTTTGCAGATATGCTCGAACTTTTGCCTTCTTCTACACCATTGGGTTGCATATTCTTGTCTTCACATGTCTGTACAGGATGTCTGCCCTAAGCCATCTCAGGTAACCCTCTCTTAACTGCCCCTTTTTGTTTTGATTCTACTTGCAAGGGATGCTGGTCGCTGCTAACTGATAAATCGTCTCTTCTGCAGTAACGGCCAGGATTCGGTCATTGCGGACAACAACCTTAGCAACCTCCCGGGTGCTCTTTGAGCCTTCATATCATTCTTGAGTTTTGGCTTCCTGATTGATTACTAGAGATGGAAAGACAGATCAAAATATCGATGCAAGTTCTTTGTGTTGTATATATAGATTATAGAGGTATCATGTTGATTTTTCCCCCTCACAATCGGTGAATTCCAAAAGGACTTTGCTTTTTGTCAAATATATGTTGGTGCATTTTTAACGTATTTTTGTGACATCTTACATAAGTTGGAAATGGAATACTTCACGAGTATATAAGATTTTGGGAGTTTATAACAAAATGGTGTTAAAGCCCGAACGAATTGCGATGTTTCTATGCTATTGCTATGGCTTATGGAGACCACTAACTAGCATCGACATAAGCTCCAAGGCTCAGGAGTAGGAGCGGGCCTCTCTAGTCCTTGTGGAAGTGGGAATTAGCGTGCAAGAGAAGTAACATGATTGGGGGAGGTAAAATGTCAAAGTTTTACCTCGGTCAGAGATTAAGGGTCAAGGTTTAGACTCGTGATTGAATTATATGATAAAtgttgttaaaatataataattaaatttataatgtaggaaaattagataaaatcaAGGTGATTTGCATATTAGAAGAGAGTGGAGGGTCTGAGGAAGAACTTAAACTATTGTTCACTTGGGAGGAGAGTTTGTACAACTATTTAGGGGAGAAATCaacaaatttgaactttttctAGAAGAAGAACACCGTCTTTCCAGAGAATAGagtataacaataataattatttttatctaattaaaaataaaaattattatagtaagatatgattaaaaaatgttatcatttttttatcagtaattttgtaaaatgtgACTTCTTTAGACAAAACTTAAACTATACAGGTCTTTTAggttctaaaaaataattttaatttttataaaaatttctctaacataaaacaaaaaattagaaaatttgtttaaaaaataataactttttaaataaaaaatagaaattcgaATTATCCTCTTCTCTATCGGCTTGGCTGCTCGCATCATACGATAGAATCTTCAGTATTTCACAGATGAAATCCTATGCATGTGCATGTcacattgaaattaaaattattgaacttTTCCTAAGAATTGTGGTGTCAATGTCGTTGTAGTATAGTGGTGAGTATTCCCGCCTGTCACGCGGGTGACCCGGGTTCGATCCCCGGCAACGgcgaattttgtattttttagatGTATTATGGCGGCAAGACCATTCTTGTCGGAAATTTTGGTGGATGATTggggatttgatttcttttcatttccatataaTCAATCaatcgtcttcttcttcttcgtctctctctctctctagaaaacTACTCGCTTTCCCTACCCCTATAATTCTCAAAGCCCTACCTCCATTGATCGCGGCAAGACGACTTCCAGTCTTCCGTCAAAGAAAGGGCAATGCCTCGCGCCGCAATGTTCGGTGCCCCCTCTTCTTGTcttgttattatttatgtttttgcttttcaattCGAGTTCATTTTTTGTGCATTGATTTTGAATTAGAAATCGAAATTACTCGTCGCGGTATGCCATCCTGCTCCTGACCTGACAAATCCATAGCTTCTGTTCTTCGTTAGATTTTAGTATGAATTGGGATTGTGTGAAGAAAATAACCGAATCTCTTCTTAGAGTAACTAAATCTTGAAACATGCGTGTGTAAGTTTGTGTGTTCTTGTACAGTTTAGTGTATCATTTTTGTTGATAAGCAAATTGGTTTGATTATGTGAGTTCTTTATAGGAATATGATTGATACGATAAAAATTACATTGGCGTATTACTTACACATGAATGGCAAAAATTGTAGGTCGGACGCCTCCATGTGGCATACATTCTTTAAGCATCCCCAAAGGGTGGTGATTAAAATAGGGAACCCAGGTTCAAACTTGCTCgggaaatataaaaatgaattataaCTGGAAGTATGGACCAATCCATATAAGATGGGAGAACCAAAATTTATCATATAATGACAGAACTCTTGGAGGTACAAACTCCTATCAGAAGCAAACCTTTACTAGGATAAAGAGACAGGATGTAGCCAACTCTCGATTAATTTTCATCTGAATATTTTGTCCCATAACTATTTTGCAAGTATTAGTCTGGTTCTCCTCTCTTTAGTCTGGTCTGATTTAAGCATCAAAAGCCCTCGTAGATAAACTCAAAAACACTTTTTGTTGTAATCGCAAGCTATTGAAACTTCAAAGCACTCGCTGAATCTCTCCATTGGATCTGGTCaacatttaattattattagtaatttcTTGAATCGTTGATgttgtttttagaaaaaattatatagaatgtgtcgtttagccatgggttctttcttattttttcttattgagtataaaaataaaaccacacAACACATACCATAAGAGGACCCTTATATTTGCTTCCCTCTTTTGTTATTGCTTTATAATTTGTCTATGGAGAAAGAAGGTATTTGTTTAACCTATAGAAGGCCCCCCAGCCATTTATGCACATTAGTTGTAACTTGTAAGCTGGAGTAATCAAGTAGGGGGTCTCAATCCTTTTCCTTTGGATGAAAAGCTTAATAGCTCAGCTCATATAAAACTCTATACTTAATACGAAAAAAGGTTGATAACACACAAAACTGTACAACAACTAGGTGATAGCAACATATCAGAGAaataaactctctctctctctgtctctgtctctctgtctctctctgtctctctctctatatatatatactatgccAACATTTTATGGATCTTTTAAAAAGTGGAAGAAAATCTTTTGccttttaaaaattagtttggcCTTCCTtacttttttaagtttttgtaacagtaaaaaaatcaaaccaattaAATTAGCTATGATGACTgcctaaaacataaaaatgcaatCCAAAACATTAAATCTGCAATATATGTGTGTATTCATATTGCAAAATGGGTGTGGATGTGGCATGCTAACATTGTTAATGAATTATTAGTTATAGAGGTGAAGAGGGGAGTGCCATTGTTgtggtatatattttttatatatacatatatgtatatatgtatataatgatATAGATTCTAAATTAGGTGTGAGAATGCCCAGTGATAATGAGAGGGCATGACGGCCACTGGGAGGAGGAGAAGccaagctaaaaaaaaaatggaaaagaaagtaagaaaaattCAGAGTAGGATTTTAGGAAAAATCAGGTAACTTACTCAACAGATTAAAGGAAATAACTTATGTTAAAGCAATCTAAGTTTgctcctttttatttatttgttttttgaagCTGAGACAAGATAGTGAGTGATGTAACACAAGCCAAATGGTATTTTGACAGCGAAGGTGCTATTAATTAGCTGATTATCCAAGCTACCAAACATGCCCTCCATTAAACCAGCCCCGTGAGATTATTGCAAAATGACGATGGGTGACCTTAATTATATTAGGACCCAGTTAGATGGATTGGATTGTCATCTtcctccttttatttttcccttgtcAAGGAGCTGTATGAAGATAGAGATGGAATTGTCTTGTTTCGTGCTTTTTCTAGATTCCTTGTTTATAGTATTGTTCAGAATCAATGCCCAATACCAATAGCCGCTgtacttatttattttactgAACTGTATACATAACACGGGTTGAAGATTGTGGGTGACAAAAAGATACGAGGAGCTTGGACCCACCCCAAAAGACACTGCTTCCTACAGTTTTCTAAGTATGCTCATTTTGAAAAGTCTAATTATATGATTGTGGGTCTAACTTTGCCCGGGATGGTGAAGTCCAGAGGGAGATGTTGCTATAACCAGAGATTTACCTATCATGTCAACTGTTCTAACGACCCTCCAAACCAAAATAAACAGCCATTAAATAGGAGAGATGAGAGATGGAAGCCACTATTATAGAGGTACAATGGGAGACTCAATGTCTTCTATGACACAGAGATAATAGAAGGGTTCAAGAAGAAATAATACTAGTTGTCTTATTTGATTCGTTTTCATTGTATAACTGATTGGCCTAGAGGCATGTGTTAGCTTCTCTTCAGTGGGATCAGCAAGTGACAATGATAGTGGCTCGGAACACTCGATTGTTATTTCGTGACGTGCGACAACAGTAGTTCCCCACGAAGATAACATCAAAAAATGCGACGGTTCTACTATATAACAAATCAATTGTAGATAAGACTCCGTGACTGTTTGAAAATGAACTCGTCATGAATCATGACATGATTGATAACAGTAAACTGCTTTCCtttcattaaattatttattggaTGTTCATGTAATTTGATTGTTGACACTTAAGATTTCTTTTCAAGTGGTAAGGCACTGTAGCACTAATGTGCAAGAAGAGACCCAAAGACCCAAGTCAAGGGCCAAAAATGACAACGGCCATGACCAAGGAAAAATCATCTCGTGTAATCTATGATACACAACGGATTATAGGCGAAACATCATTTATTTGCCTCGAATATCAGAAACCAAGTAGGCATCAAGATACATACCCAGAAGCCAGACAGTTTGGCAACCTTAACCTTCTCTCTTCTGTATCCTCTTTTCACCCACATATTCTCTCTTTCAATATCAATGTAATCAACTTAAAGCATTAAAGACTCATTTTGGGTATGCCTCTTACAAAATTTCTTCAGAATTCATAACAACAATGGCTAAAGGCTTCCGAATCCTCAACAGTTGCCCTTCAGTCTTCTTCTACCCCTTATTTTGGTTACACCCCGATTTTGGATGTGAGGAGACCTCtcttttaaaatggatttttgaGAGACTCGTTTGGTTCCAACATCTTGTCTAGCTTTTTTGGCAAAATGTTAATGCTGACAATCATATCAGAACTTTTATTTGATCTGTACTCAGGAACCTAAGTTTATTTAACTAACTTTAATCTTAAGTCAATGGACCAATTATCTTCCTTTTCTTGCCAACTAAGAGTTGGTAATGGAATGAAATTTTTGTTTAAGGAGAGATGAATTTAACTCACTCAAATAATTGAAGCAATCACGGGTTAGGTTACTTTTTgagttttatataaatttcaacttgaattaataatcattagaaTTCTGGGTTAAAAATATTGATTACCTTATTAAGAAAATCTGAATTAGCCCATCCCAATTAAAGTCAAGTTGTATCAGATTAAGTTTTGACTAAATCgtatttttgttcttatattttttttttttgtattcactagaacttttaattattttaattatatttataaatttatattttcgagtcaatttaattcttgtgttttgacttttttttgtgtgataatttaatttttttgttattttaattacattcttgtacttgtattttttaaatgaatcaatttaacttttttttttacacgtCAAAATACCGAGAtcaaattgactcgaaaatacaaatataagaatataatcgaaacaactaaaagtttgaattatcacatgaaaaaaaaaaattaaagtatagagattaaattaatttgaaaatataggtACActagtgtaattgaaataataaaaaatttaagtgattacgtgaaaaaaaaatattaaaatgtagggATTATattgagttaaaaatataaatataaaaatgtaattgaaataacgaaaaatttgagtagttataaaaaaaataaaagtatataaataaaaatataaatttaaccatttaagttttagttctaaagtttataaaattctattaaaCTTGACCAAACAAAAGTTAGAAAAGAAAGACAATTCTTAGGAAATGCACTTTCTATTAGTTTGGTTGGATGATGATATTTGTAGACCATCGGATATGAATGAGTTCTAAAACATAAAagtaaaactaaaaataactacGCTCAATCATGATAGTTTATTAATTGGATCTCATGTTTACTCCAACCTAGAAATATCCTGcgtaactattatatatatatatatataaggccATCTCCAATGCAATGGCCAAATCCTAGCTAAACCAAAATTTGAAGAGAAAATCgttgaaaatcattttcaacGGACCTCCCTATTTAGCAATTTTCTCTTCAAATTTTTATGGAGCTTCAAATGACTCTCTACAGTTGAGGAGTAAAAATTTGCTCCTCAACTCTATTTATCCATCGGCTCTCTCTTGTAACTCTGAAATTTGAAGAATACACCAATGATGAATGGCAGTGACGATAGCAATGAGGAGTAGCAATGGCTACCAATTACAGTGGCGAGGAACAATAGCAGTTACTGGCGACGACTAGCAACGACGACGAGCAGAACGACGGCCAGATCTAGTTTTAGTGACGAGAAGCAGGTCGTCTTCTCCAACCTGAACAAGAACTAGATCgatttgtgtatgtatatatttgaacGAGTATCAGAAATTGTTTGGAGAATTTATGTGGAAGGaaatttttttgtgtatttatttattg from the Diospyros lotus cultivar Yz01 unplaced genomic scaffold, ASM1463336v1 superscaf1, whole genome shotgun sequence genome contains:
- the LOC127793112 gene encoding protein CASP, with protein sequence MEASQGGSEREKSNSSSSAPVSVIANFWKEFDLEKERTVLDEQGLRIAENQENSQKNRRKLAESTRDFKKAAVEDKLSLFNSLLKGYQEEVDNLTKRAKFGENAFLNIYQKLYEAPDPYPVLASIAEKDLKLSELESENRKMKVELEEFRTEATHLKNQQATIRRLEERTRQLEQQMEEKVKEIVEIKQRNLAEENQKTMEVLKEREQLLQEQLRQAKESVSTMQQLHELAQNQLFELRAQSDEERAGKQSEVSLLMDEVERAQTRLLSLEREKGILRSQLQSANDVKGNKQSDNFDSNTILENSLSAKEKIISELHVELHNLETTLSNEREQHVNEIKKLSASLKEKEAALEEIWKELQARPTAKLVDDLRKKVKILQAVGYNSIEAEDWEVATSGEEMSKLESLLLDKNRKMEHELTQLKVKLSEKTSLLEEAEGKIAELTAKVTEQQKLIQKLEDDILKGYGSKDRRGTLFDDWDLSESGATEPSENADHRQASSDQDQSSMLKVICNQRDRFRARLRETEEEIRQLKEKIGVLTVELEKTKADNVKLYGKIRYVQDYNLEKVVSRGSKKPAEDIESGFSSDVESKYKKIYEDDINPFAAFSKKERDQRYKELGLRDKITLSSGRFLLGNKYARTFAFFYTIGLHILVFTCLYRMSALSHLSNGQDSVIADNNLSNLPGAL